Proteins encoded within one genomic window of Candidatus Saccharimonadia bacterium:
- a CDS encoding ABC transporter ATP-binding protein has product MADALLEVKDLRKTYADGFQAVKGVSFAVKKGEVFGILGPNGAGKTTTLEMIEGLRSITSGSVTLDGLDVQRHPYEVKERIGIQLQSSAFFPNLKLVELLALFNDLYAQSTDPLELLREVGLEEKADAKAKELSGGQAQRFSIATTLVNKPLAVFLDEPTTGLDPQARRNLWDLVAQIKKKGTTVILTTHYMEEAQILCDRVAIMDEGKIIAMDSPEHLIRQLLGRGFKPHTKVQAATLEDVFIDLTGKELRD; this is encoded by the coding sequence ATGGCTGACGCTCTGCTCGAAGTCAAAGATCTCCGCAAAACTTACGCCGACGGCTTTCAGGCCGTCAAGGGCGTAAGTTTTGCCGTCAAAAAAGGCGAAGTCTTTGGCATTCTCGGGCCCAACGGCGCCGGCAAAACCACGACCCTGGAAATGATCGAGGGCCTCCGGTCTATTACCTCCGGCAGTGTTACGCTCGATGGTCTCGACGTGCAGCGCCACCCCTATGAGGTCAAAGAGCGCATCGGCATTCAGCTCCAATCTTCGGCTTTCTTCCCCAATCTCAAGCTCGTCGAGCTGCTGGCCCTCTTCAATGACCTGTACGCGCAGTCCACCGACCCCCTTGAGCTGCTGCGCGAGGTCGGCCTCGAGGAAAAAGCCGATGCCAAAGCCAAAGAGCTATCCGGCGGCCAAGCCCAGCGCTTTAGCATCGCCACCACGCTCGTCAACAAGCCGCTGGCCGTGTTCCTCGACGAGCCCACCACCGGCCTCGACCCGCAGGCCCGCCGCAACCTTTGGGACCTGGTGGCCCAAATCAAGAAAAAAGGCACCACCGTCATCCTCACCACGCACTACATGGAAGAAGCGCAAATTCTCTGCGACCGCGTGGCGATCATGGATGAAGGCAAGATTATCGCTATGGACAGCCCCGAGCACCTTATCCGCCAACTCCTAGGTCGTGGCTTTAAGCCTCACACCAAGGTGCAGGCGGCTACGCTCGAAGATGTGTTTATCGATCTGACCGGAAAGGAGCTCAGGGACTAA